From Candidatus Polarisedimenticolia bacterium:
GATCGAATCCTGCAATGTGACCAATGCAGCTTTCATGGAATTCGTCTCCGCCGGCGGCTATCGCGACCCGCGCTGGTGGAATGCGGCCGACTGGGACTGGGTTTGCCGCGAGGAGCTCCGGCATCCCCCCTTCTGGGAGCGGCGGGACAAGGAGTGGGTGTGGCGCGGCCTGTTCGAAGCGGTCCCTCTTCCGGCCGCCTGGCCGGTCTACGTCAGCCACGCCGAGGCAGCGGCCTACGCGCGCTGGCGCGGCGCCAGGCTTCCGACCGAGGCGGAATTCCAGCGCGCGGCCTTCGGAGCACCCAGTGGAGAGGAGCGTCCGTTCCCCTGGGGCGAAGCGGCGCCGGAAGCCGGCCGGCACGGCGTCTTCGATTTCACGAGCTGGGATCCGAAGCCGGCGGGAAGCCATCCCGACGGACGCAGCGCCTGGGACGTCGATGATCTGATTGGCAACGGCTGGGAGTGGACCAGCACTCCCTTCGGGCCGTTTCCGGGGTTCCGGCCCATGGCCGCCTATCCGGAGTATTCGGCCGACTTCTTCGACGGCGATCACTTCGTCATGAAGGGGGCCTCGCCGGCGACGGCGCGGGAGCTGATCCGTCCGACGTTCCGCAACTGGTTCCGAGCGCGCTATCCCTTCGTCTATGCGGCGTTCCGATGCGCGAAGGACCGCGCATGATGCATCCTGCCGAGGCTATCGCACGCTGGCGCGCCCTGCGCCTGGCACGGGCCGCATCCGTCAAAGCGTTCCCGAGCGAGCCCGAAGCGATCCCTGCGAGTCCGATCGAGGAGTTCGGGGCCGACGTCAGGCGCGACCTGACCCGGGTGCCGCGCCAGCTGCCATCGCGGTACCTCTATGACGATCTGGGGTCGGCCCTGTTCGAAGCGATCTGCCGGCTGCCATGGTATCCGCTGACCCGCGCCGAGCTCCGCCTGCTCAGGAGGCACGCGCTGGAGATTCTCGACTCCTCGGTCAGGTCGATCGTCGAGCTGGGCCCCGGAAGCGGCGCCAAGCTCTCGGCGCTGATCGCGGGCGCGGGAAACCGTCGCGGCGTGCTCGATGTGCACCTGGTCGACCTATCAAGCAGCGCGCTCGCCCAGGCAGGGCGGACGCTCGCGGAGCTTCACGACGTCCGCGTCGTCGCCCACCAGGCGACCTATGAGGCCGGCCTCGGAGAGCTCGGCCGGGCCCGCTCGGACGGGGGTGGCCGCCTGGCGCTGTTCCTCGGCTCCAATCTCGGCAATTTCGATCCTCCCGGCCGCGAGGCCTTCCTGGGTTCCATCCGCTCGTCCCTTGGCCGCGGCGACCGGCTCCTGCTCGGGGTGGATCTGGTCAAGCCGGTGCGGGATCTGCTCCTCGCCTACGACGACCCGATCGGTGTGACCGCTTCGTTCAACTTGAATCTGCTGGCACGGATCAACCAGGAGCTGGAAGGGGACTTCGACCTGCGGAGCTTCAGCCATCGAGCCATCTGGAACGAAGAGCACTCGCGGATCGAGATGCACCTGCGCAGCGACCGCCGGCAGCGCGTCGCCGTCGACCGCCTAAACCTGGCTTTCGTGATGGAAGCGGGGGAGACCATCTGGACGGAAAGTTCCTACAAATACCGGCTGCCGGAGATTGCGTCGATGCTGAAGCGCGCCGGCTTCGAGCTTCGCGCGCAGTGGATCGACGCCGGCGCTCGCTTCGCCCTGACGCTGGCCGCGGCGCTCTAGCGGGCCGGCGGGCTAGCGGCGCGGCGCTTCCGGAGCGGGCTCGAACACCAGCTCGTCTACGTAGCACCAGCCCCAATCCTCGCCCGGCTCGAAGCTCCGGATAATCGGGTGGTGTGTCTTATGGTAATGCTTCGTGGCGTGCTTGTTGGGCGAGTTGTCGCAGCAGCCCACGTGGCCGCACGACAGGCACAGGCGAAGATGGACCCAGTCGCTTCCCATCTCCAGGCACTCTTCACATCCGTCGGGAGTGCGCGCCGACACGGCCTTGACCTGATCCAGATGTTTGCATCCCTGAGACATCGGCTCCCTCCTTGAAGGTCTGGCCTAGGCGACCGATTCGGCCAGCGCCTTGTGGACCAGCTGCACGCATACCGAGCCTTCGCCCACGGCGGCGGCGACCCGCTTGACGCTGCCGGCCCGGACGTCGCCGATGGCGAACACTCCGGGACGGCTGGTCTCGAAGATCCATGGGGTCCGCGCGAAGGGCCAGCGCGCCTTCTCCAGCGCGGCGGCATCGAGGTCGGATCCGGTCTTCACGTAACCCTTGTCGTCCAGCGCCACGCAGCTCTGCAGCCAGGCGGTGTTGGCGTCGGCGCCC
This genomic window contains:
- a CDS encoding SUMF1/EgtB/PvdO family nonheme iron enzyme; its protein translation is IESCNVTNAAFMEFVSAGGYRDPRWWNAADWDWVCREELRHPPFWERRDKEWVWRGLFEAVPLPAAWPVYVSHAEAAAYARWRGARLPTEAEFQRAAFGAPSGEERPFPWGEAAPEAGRHGVFDFTSWDPKPAGSHPDGRSAWDVDDLIGNGWEWTSTPFGPFPGFRPMAAYPEYSADFFDGDHFVMKGASPATARELIRPTFRNWFRARYPFVYAAFRCAKDRA
- a CDS encoding UBP-type zinc finger domain-containing protein; the encoded protein is MSQGCKHLDQVKAVSARTPDGCEECLEMGSDWVHLRLCLSCGHVGCCDNSPNKHATKHYHKTHHPIIRSFEPGEDWGWCYVDELVFEPAPEAPRR
- the egtD gene encoding L-histidine N(alpha)-methyltransferase produces the protein MMHPAEAIARWRALRLARAASVKAFPSEPEAIPASPIEEFGADVRRDLTRVPRQLPSRYLYDDLGSALFEAICRLPWYPLTRAELRLLRRHALEILDSSVRSIVELGPGSGAKLSALIAGAGNRRGVLDVHLVDLSSSALAQAGRTLAELHDVRVVAHQATYEAGLGELGRARSDGGGRLALFLGSNLGNFDPPGREAFLGSIRSSLGRGDRLLLGVDLVKPVRDLLLAYDDPIGVTASFNLNLLARINQELEGDFDLRSFSHRAIWNEEHSRIEMHLRSDRRQRVAVDRLNLAFVMEAGETIWTESSYKYRLPEIASMLKRAGFELRAQWIDAGARFALTLAAAL